The proteins below are encoded in one region of Corvus hawaiiensis isolate bCorHaw1 chromosome 3, bCorHaw1.pri.cur, whole genome shotgun sequence:
- the SOCS5 gene encoding suppressor of cytokine signaling 5 yields MDKVGKMWNNFKYRCQNLFSHEGGSQNENIVVNSSNCSSGKEKAIQITDLAQQQPSSPLRENIALQLGLSPSKNSARRNQNCVTEIPQIVEISIEKENDSCVTTGARLARRDSYSRHAPWGGKKKHSCSTKTQSSLDTEKRFGRTRSGLQRRERRYGVSSVHDMDAVSSRTVGSRSLRQRLQDTVGLCFPMRTYSKQSKPLFSNKRKIHLSELMLEKCPFPAGSDLAQKWHLIKQHTAPVSPHSTFFDTFDPSLVSTEDEEDRLRERRRLSIEEGVDPPPNAQIHTFEATAQVNPLYKLGPKLAPGMTELTGDKTVTPPGSCDSEEDTTTLCLQSRRQKQRQMSGESHGHISRQGAWKVHTQIDYIHCLVPDLLQITGNPCYWGVMDRYEAEALLEGKPEGTFLLRDSAQEDYLFSVSFRRYNRSLHARIEQWNHNFSFDAHDPCVFHSSTVTGLLEHYKDPSSCMFFEPLLTVSLNRTFPFSLQYICRAVICRCTTYDGIDDLPLPSMLQDFLKEYHYKQKVRVRWLEREPIKTK; encoded by the coding sequence ATGGATAAAGTGGGAAAGATGTGGAACAATTTCAAATACAGGTGCCAGAATCTCTTTAGTCATGAGGGTGGAAGCCAAAATGAGAATATAGTTGTGAACTCCAGTAATTGCTCATCTGGTAAAGAGAAAGCTATCCAGATAACTGACTTGGCTCAGCAACAACCCAGCAGCCCTTTGAGAGAAAACATTGCTTTGCAATTAGGCTTAAGTCCTTCAAAGAATTCGGCAAGGCGGAACCAAAACTGTGTCACAGAAATTCCTCAGATTGTTGAAATAAGCATTGAGAAAGAGAATGATTCGTGTGTCACCACAGGAGCCAGGCTTGCTCGAAGGGACTCTTATTCTCGGCATGCTCCTTGGGGTGGGAAGAAGAAGCATTCCTGCTCTACCAAAACACAGAGCTCCTTGGATACTGAAAAAAGATTTGGTAGAACACGAAGTGGTttgcagaggagggagagaaggtaTGGGGTGAGCTCAGTCCATGACATGGATGCGGTATCCAGCAGGACAGTAGGCAGCCGTTCTCTGCGACAGCGTCTCCAAGATACTGTTGGGCTGTGCTTTCCCATGAGAACTTACAGCAAACAGTCCAAACCTCTATTTTCTAACAAAAGAAAGATCCATCTCTCTGAACTAATGCTTGAGAAATGCCCTTTCCCTGCAGGCTCAGATCTGGCTCAGAAGTGGCATCTGATTAAACAACACACAGCGCCTGTGAGCCCTCATTCAACTTTCTTTGACACGTTTGATCCTTCCTTGGTTTCcacagaagatgaagaagacaggctgagagagagaCGTAGGCTTAGTATTGAAGAAGGGGTTGACCCCCCTCCCAATGCCCAAATACACACTTTTGAAGCTACAGCACAGGTAAATCCATTGTATAAACTGGGACCAAAGTTAGCCCCTGGTATGACTGAGCTGACTGGGGACAAAACCGTAACACCTCCAGGGAGCTGCGACTCCGAAGAGGACACAACAACGCTTTGCCTGCAGTCACGCCGGCAGAAGCAGCGTCAGATGTCGGGAGAGAGCCACGGCCATATCAGCAGGCAGGGGGCTTGGAAAGTGCATACTCAGATCGATTACATCCACTGCCTCGTGCCAGACTTGCTCCAGATCACAGGGAACCCGTGCTACTGGGGCGTCATGGACCGCTACGAAGCAGAAGCGCTTCTGGAGGGTAAGCCCGAAGGCACTTTTTTGCTCAGGGATTCTGCGCAGGAGGACTACCTCTTCTCAGTGAGCTTCCGCCGCTACAACCGCTCGCTGCACGCACGCATTGAGCAGTGGAACCACAACTTCAGCTTTGATGCCCATGACCCCTGTGTGTTTCACTCCTCCACCGTTACAGGGCTCCTGGAACACTACAAAGACCCCAGCTCTTGCATGTTCTTTGAACCATTGCTTACTGTATCTCTGAACAGGACCTTCCCCTTTAGTCTGCAGTATATCTGCCGGGCAGTAATCTGCAGGTGCACTACGTATGATGGAATTGATGACCTTCCTCTACCCTCCATGTTGCAAGACTTTCTAAAGGAGTATCACTATAAACAAAAAGTCAGGGTGCGATGGCTGGAGCGGGAACCTATTAAAACAAAGTAA